TCTCTTAGGGCGAATGTATGATTCGCCGGTGATGAGAATGAAGTTTCCATCACACTAGCTGCACCGGGCACATCGACTGGCGCGGACCGACGTGGGGTGTCGCGGCGCACTGAGGAGGACGATGCAGGAGACGACGAACGCCGCGGCGGGCGGCACCGCCACCGATTCCGCGGGCGGCGCCGACCGGCGGCTGTTGATCGACGGGAAGCTCATCGAGACGGCGCGGACGTATCCGTCACTGAACCCGGCGACCGGGCAGGTGCTCGGTTACGCGCCGGACGCCACGGAGCAGGACGCGCGGGCCGCGGTAGCCGCCGCGCGACGGGCGTTCGACGAGACGACGTGGTCGACGGACAGGGAGTTCAGGATCCGCTGCCTCGAGCAGTTCCACCGGGCGCTGCTGGACCATCGCGACGAGCTGGCGAAGCTGACCATCGCCGAGGTCGGGGCCACCGAGGCGCTGTGTCAGGGAGCGCAGCTCGATCAGCCGATCGACATCGTGCGCTACTACGCCGATCTGCTCAAGACGTATCCGCTGACCGAGGATCTGGGCAACATCGAGAGCCGCGGCATGCAGCACCACCGCTGGGTGGAGAAGGAAGCCGCCGGCGTGGTGGCCGCGATCATCGCGTACAACTACCCGAATCAGCTCGCGCTGGCCAAACTCGGCCCGGCGCTGGCCGCCGGCTGCACCGTCGTGCTCAAGGCCGCCCCGGACACCCCGCTGATCACGCTCGCGCTGGGTGAGTTGATCGCCGAACACACCGACATCCCGCCGGGGGTGGTCAACGTGCTCAGCGGTGCGGCCCCGGAGGTTGGCGAGGTGCTGACCCGCAGCCCGGATGTCGACATGGTGACGTTCACCGGGTCGACGGCGACCGGGCGGCGCATCATGGCGGCCGCGAGCGAGACCGTCAAGCGGGTCTTCCTCGAACTCGGCGGCAAGTCGGCCGCGATCGTGCTCGACGACGCCGACTTCAACACCGCCGCGTTGTTCACCGCGTTCTCGATGGTCACCCACGCCGGGCAGGGGTGTGCGCTGACCTCGCGACTGCTGGTGCCGCGCAGCCGCCACGACGAGATCGTCGAGCTGGTCAAGAACAACTTCGGTCTGGTCCGGTACGGCGATCCCGCCGACCCGTCGACCTACATGGGGCCGCTGATCAGCGAGCGGCAGCGGGACAAGGTCGACGGCATGGTCAAACGCGCGGTCGAGGCGGGCGCGACGCTGGTCACCGGGGGAGAGAAGGTCGATCCGGGCTTCTTCTACACGCCCACGCTGTTGACCGACGTGGACCCCGACAGCGAGATCGCCCAGGAGGAGGTGTTCGGCCCGGTGCTCGTCGTCATCGCCTACGACGATGACGACGACGCGGTGCGTATCGCCAACAACTCCATCTACGGCCTGTCGGGTGCGGTGTTCGGCAGCGAGCAGCGGGCACTCGCCGTCGCGCGCCGGATCCGAACCGGGACCTTCTCGATCAACGGCGGCAACTACTTCAGCCCGGACAGCCCGTTCGGTGGCTACAAGCAGTCCGGCATCGGCCGCGAGATGGGCAAGGCGGGACTCGAGGAGTTCCTGGAAACCAAGACGTTCGCGACGGTGGTGAACGCATGAGCGCGCCGCTGGAAGGCATCCGAGTTCTCGAAGTCGCCATGTACGGCTTCGTGCCGTCGGCCGGCGCGGTGCTGCGCGAGTGGGGCGCCGACGTGATCAAGGTCGAGCACGCGGTCACCGGCGACCCGCAACGCGGCCTGCGCCAGACCGGGCTGCTGCGGGTCGAGGGCGATCCGAACCCGAACATCGAGCACGCCAACCGCGGCAAGCGCAGCATCGGTCTCGACATCGGCCTGCCCGAGGGGCGCGAGATTCTGCTGGAGCTGGCAAAGCGTTCCGACGTCTTTCTCACCAGCTTCCTGCCCGGCCACCGGAAGCGGTTCGGCATCGACGTCGACGACATCCGGGCGGTCAACCCGCAGATCATCTACGCCCGCGGTAGTGCCCTGGGTCCACGCGGCGCGGAGGCGGGCAAGGGCGGCTACGACATGACCGCGTTCTGGTGCCGCGCCGGAACGGCGGCGACCATCACTCCGCCCGGCACCCCGGGGATGGTGGGCCCGCCCGGGCCGGCGTACGGCGACACCATCTCCGGCACCAACCTCGCCGGCGGGATCGCCGCCGCCCTGCTCAAACGGGAACGCACCGGCGAACCGTCGGTGGTCGACGTGTCGCTGCTGGGCAGCGGGCTGTGGTCGCTGGGCCACACCGTGGCGTTGACCAACCACCTCGGACAGCGGATGGAGGCCTTCCCCCCGGGCGTGCACGGATCCCCGATCAACCCGCTCGTTGGGCTGTACCCGACCGCCGACGACCGCTACATCTCGTTCGTGATGATGCAACCCACCAAGTTCTGGGCCGACGTCTGCCGGCACATGGATCTGGAGGAGTACATTGACGATCCGCGATTCGCCACCGCCGAGGCGATCGCGGAGAACACCGAGCTGGCCACCGAGATCCTCAAGGAGGCGATGAGCAAGCGGACGCTGGCCGAGTGGACCGAGCGGTTTCAGACCCTGGCCGGTCCGTGGGCGCCGGTGCAGGACACCCTGCAGGCGGCGCAGGACCCGCAGATCCGGGCCAACGAGTACATCGTGCAGGCGGGTGAACTCGAATTGGTCGCGAACCCGGTGCAGTTCGATGTCAAGGCTCCCGAAACGGGTCCGGCGCCCGGTTTTGCGGAGCAAACTGACGAAATATTGCTGGAACTCGGCTTGGATTGGGATCGCATCATCGAGCTGAAAACCGCCGGCGCCGTTACCTGAAATCGCAGAGGTCGTCCAGAGAGGTCGTATGCCTTACGTCGCTTCGATCGGCACCCGCCTGTCGTGTTGGGGACCGCCCAACGCGCGGATGAGCGGTATCGACGAGCACGTGACGACTCTCGCGGTCCGCGGCAGCGGCGCGGCCGAGCGCGTCGAGATGCTCGGTCGTGAGTTACCGCCGACCGAGGCCAGCAACGCCGCCGAGCCGTCGGCCCGGCTCGGTCGGCCGACAGCGGTCGCAGCTGTGACGATCCCGGAAGGAGCCCGACGTGGCGGTTAAGGGGCCGGAGCGATGGTCGGTGGGGCTGCCGCCGATCCGCAATCTGTCGGGACCGATGCAGGCCGTCGGCGGCTTCTTCGCGATGTCGGCCGATGCGGTGCGGTTCGTGTTCCGGCGGCCGTTTCAGTGGCGCGAGCTGCTGGAGCAGTGCTGGTTCATCGCCCGGGTGGCGTTGGCGCCGACGCTGCTGGTGGCGATCCCGTTCACGGTGCTGATCAGCTTCACCCTCAACATCCTGCTGCGGGAGTTGGGGGCCGCCGACCTGTCCGGGGCCGGGGCGGCATTCGGCGCGGTGACCCAGGTGGGCCCGATGGTCACGGTGCTGATCGTGGCGGGTGCCGGGGCGACGGCGATCTGCGCCGATCTGGGGTCGCGCACCATCCGCGAGGAGATCGACGCGATGGAGGTGCTGGGTATCAACCCGGTGCAGCGCCTGGTGACACCGCGGATGCTGGCATCGGCGGTGGTGGCGCTGCTGCTCAACAGCCTGGTGGTGATCATCGGGATCGTCGGCGGCTACACGTTCTCGGTGTTCATCCAGGACGTGAACCCGGGGGCGTTCGCCGCCGGCATCACGTTGTTGACCGGGGTGCCCGAGGTCATCATCTCCTGCGTCAAGGCCACGTTGTTCGGCCTGATCGCCGGGCTGGTCGCCTGCTACCGCGGGTTGATCATCACCGGGGGCGGCGCCAAGGCGGTCGGTAATGCGGTCAATGAGACGGTGGTGTACGCGTTCATGGCGTTGTTCGTCATCAACGTGGTGGTCACCGCCATCGGTATCCGGATGACGGCGGGTTAGGCGGTCGGGATGGGCACGCTCACGATTCTGCGGTCGACATACCCGCGCTTCACCCGCACCGTACGCCGGCCCGTCGACGCGCTGGGCACCATCGGCGACCACATGCTCTTCTACCTGCGGGCGCTCGGCGGTGTGCCGCACGCGGCGCTGCACTTCCGCACCGAGATCATCCGGTTGGTCGCCGAGATCTCCATGGGCGCGGGCACGCTCGCGATGATCGGCGGCACCGTGGTCATCGTCGGGTTCCTGACCCTGGCGGCGGGCGGCACGCTCGCGGTGCAGGGTTATTCCTCGCTGGGCGATATCGGCATCGAAGCGCTGACCGGGTTCCTGGCCGCGTTCATCAACGTGCGCATCTCCGCGCCGGTGGTCGCCGGGATCGGGCTGGCGGCCACGTTCGGTGCCGGGGTGACCGCGCAGCTGGGTGCCATGCGGATCAACGAGGAGATCGACGCCCTGGAGTCCATGGCGATCCGGCCGGTGGAGTACCTGGTCTCCACCAGGATCGTCGCGGGCATGCTGGCGATCACGCCGCTGTACTCGATCGCGGTGATCCTGTCGTTCGTGGCAAGCCAATTCACCACCGTGGTGTTGTTCGGCCAGTCCGGAGGCCTGTACCACCACTATTTCGACACCTTCCTCAACCCGATCGATCTGCTGTGGTCGTTCCTGCAGGCGATATTGATGGCGATCACGATCCTGCTGATCCACACCTATTTCGGCTACTTCGCCAGCGGTGGTCCGTCGGGGGTGGGCACGGCTGTGGGGAATGCGGTGCGCACCAGCCTGGTCGTCGTGGTGTCGGTGACGCTGCTGGTGTCGCTGTCCATCTACGGTTCCAACGGCAACTTCAACCTGTCCGGATAGGGCCGCAACGACTATGAAAAGCAGTGTGATACGCCCGCTGACGGGTCTGGCGATGGTCGTCTCCATCGCGGCGATCATCGCGCTGGCGATCAGCCTGTTCCGCGGCAGTTGGGCCGACACCGTGCCGGTCACCGTGATCGCCGACCGCGCCGGGCTGGTGATGAACCCCGACGCGAAGGTCAAGATGCGTGGGGTCCAGGTCGGCCGGGTGTCCTCGATCGAACCGCGGCCCGACGGCACCGCCGCGCTGCATCTCGCGGTGGATCGCTCTGCGCTGAACCTGATTCCGGACAACGTCACGGTCGATATCACCTCCTCGACGGTGTTCGGAGCGAAGTTCGTGCAGTTGGTCCCGCCGCCGACCCCGTCGTCCGGACGGCTGCGCCCCGGTCAGGAGATCCCGGCCCAGCACGTCATGGTCGAGGTGAACACGGTCTTCCAGAAGCTGGTGAACGTGCTGGACAAGATCGATCCCGCACAACTCAACGAGACGCTGGGCGCGATCGCCACCGCGTTCAACGGCCGTGGTGACCAGATCGGGCAGACCCTGGTGGACCTCAACGCGGTGCTGGCCGAACTCGAACCCAGTCTGCCGAACCTGGCGCACGACATCGAGACGTCGGTGCCGATGCTGACCGCCTACGGCGACGCCGCGCCGGATCTGGTCGACACCGTCCGGCACTCGACGCAGATCGGCAACTCGATCGTCGACCAGCAGCGCAACCTCGATCGATTCCTGGTCAGCACAATCGGGTTGGCCGACGCGGGTAACGACGTGATCGGCGGCAACACCGACGCGCTGGCCGAGGTCATCCACCTGCTGGTGCCGACGTCACGGTTGCTCTACCTGTATCGCCAATCCCTCTGGTGCGGCATCGGGGGGCTGGTGCCGTTCGCGAAGGCGCCACCGCTGTACTCGGGCGTGGTCGTGAGCGCCGGTCTGACCCTGGGCGTCGAGCGGTACCGCTATCCGCGGGACCTGCCCAAGGTCGCCGCCTCCAGCGGCGGCGCGGACTACTGCGACGAGC
The window above is part of the Mycolicibacterium hassiacum DSM 44199 genome. Proteins encoded here:
- a CDS encoding aldehyde dehydrogenase family protein; translation: MQETTNAAAGGTATDSAGGADRRLLIDGKLIETARTYPSLNPATGQVLGYAPDATEQDARAAVAAARRAFDETTWSTDREFRIRCLEQFHRALLDHRDELAKLTIAEVGATEALCQGAQLDQPIDIVRYYADLLKTYPLTEDLGNIESRGMQHHRWVEKEAAGVVAAIIAYNYPNQLALAKLGPALAAGCTVVLKAAPDTPLITLALGELIAEHTDIPPGVVNVLSGAAPEVGEVLTRSPDVDMVTFTGSTATGRRIMAAASETVKRVFLELGGKSAAIVLDDADFNTAALFTAFSMVTHAGQGCALTSRLLVPRSRHDEIVELVKNNFGLVRYGDPADPSTYMGPLISERQRDKVDGMVKRAVEAGATLVTGGEKVDPGFFYTPTLLTDVDPDSEIAQEEVFGPVLVVIAYDDDDDAVRIANNSIYGLSGAVFGSEQRALAVARRIRTGTFSINGGNYFSPDSPFGGYKQSGIGREMGKAGLEEFLETKTFATVVNA
- a CDS encoding CaiB/BaiF CoA transferase family protein — protein: MSAPLEGIRVLEVAMYGFVPSAGAVLREWGADVIKVEHAVTGDPQRGLRQTGLLRVEGDPNPNIEHANRGKRSIGLDIGLPEGREILLELAKRSDVFLTSFLPGHRKRFGIDVDDIRAVNPQIIYARGSALGPRGAEAGKGGYDMTAFWCRAGTAATITPPGTPGMVGPPGPAYGDTISGTNLAGGIAAALLKRERTGEPSVVDVSLLGSGLWSLGHTVALTNHLGQRMEAFPPGVHGSPINPLVGLYPTADDRYISFVMMQPTKFWADVCRHMDLEEYIDDPRFATAEAIAENTELATEILKEAMSKRTLAEWTERFQTLAGPWAPVQDTLQAAQDPQIRANEYIVQAGELELVANPVQFDVKAPETGPAPGFAEQTDEILLELGLDWDRIIELKTAGAVT
- a CDS encoding MlaE family ABC transporter permease, which codes for MAVKGPERWSVGLPPIRNLSGPMQAVGGFFAMSADAVRFVFRRPFQWRELLEQCWFIARVALAPTLLVAIPFTVLISFTLNILLRELGAADLSGAGAAFGAVTQVGPMVTVLIVAGAGATAICADLGSRTIREEIDAMEVLGINPVQRLVTPRMLASAVVALLLNSLVVIIGIVGGYTFSVFIQDVNPGAFAAGITLLTGVPEVIISCVKATLFGLIAGLVACYRGLIITGGGAKAVGNAVNETVVYAFMALFVINVVVTAIGIRMTAG
- a CDS encoding MlaE family ABC transporter permease; translated protein: MGTLTILRSTYPRFTRTVRRPVDALGTIGDHMLFYLRALGGVPHAALHFRTEIIRLVAEISMGAGTLAMIGGTVVIVGFLTLAAGGTLAVQGYSSLGDIGIEALTGFLAAFINVRISAPVVAGIGLAATFGAGVTAQLGAMRINEEIDALESMAIRPVEYLVSTRIVAGMLAITPLYSIAVILSFVASQFTTVVLFGQSGGLYHHYFDTFLNPIDLLWSFLQAILMAITILLIHTYFGYFASGGPSGVGTAVGNAVRTSLVVVVSVTLLVSLSIYGSNGNFNLSG
- a CDS encoding MCE family protein, whose amino-acid sequence is MKSSVIRPLTGLAMVVSIAAIIALAISLFRGSWADTVPVTVIADRAGLVMNPDAKVKMRGVQVGRVSSIEPRPDGTAALHLAVDRSALNLIPDNVTVDITSSTVFGAKFVQLVPPPTPSSGRLRPGQEIPAQHVMVEVNTVFQKLVNVLDKIDPAQLNETLGAIATAFNGRGDQIGQTLVDLNAVLAELEPSLPNLAHDIETSVPMLTAYGDAAPDLVDTVRHSTQIGNSIVDQQRNLDRFLVSTIGLADAGNDVIGGNTDALAEVIHLLVPTSRLLYLYRQSLWCGIGGLVPFAKAPPLYSGVVVSAGLTLGVERYRYPRDLPKVAASSGGADYCDELGLPELPPEFVPPLIVGDVGANPAQYGNAGILLNSDALKNWLFGPLDGPPRNTAQIGMPG